Within the Candidatus Limnocylindrales bacterium genome, the region TTCCCATCGGTCCTTTATTAGGAAAAGCTGAAATCAAAAGTAAAGTGACCGGGTTTTTATCCGATCTCACGATCCATGCCTCCTTAAAATTCCCACAAGCTTCTTACCGGAGAATTTATACCGAAGGGCTTTCCATTGAGCTGGAGCTTAGAAATCCTCAAAGTCTTCAAGATCTTTCCCTCACAGCTTCTCTTAAACTATCCCAGGCCCATGTTTATGGCCTTAATCTCACTAACCTGACGGCCCAGGTCAGGTTAGAGAAGGGGTATTTGAACATTTCGGATCTCTCGGCCACCCTTTTTGATGGGAAACTGATAGGAAACGTGCAAATTCCCCTGAGACCTGTCCCCTCCACTTTATCTCTTATTCCTTCCCGGTTAAATCTACAGGTGGCCTCCACGCCCCTCAAACTGAATATAGAAGGAGGCGCTAATTTCCAAATTGAAGCTTCTTCGATTAGTCCAAAATTGGTTAAAGGTCTATCAAAGAAGTCGGTTCCAGGAGTCTCAAAGGAGCCTAAGTTAAACCTTCAAATACAGGCTTCTTCTCCAGAACTCCAGGTTGTGTTGAAGGATATTTTTGGCCGGGACACGGATTGCTTTCTACCCTCTCCCTTCTGCCCTCTCGTAAGGAATCTCCAGGGAGAGCTGGTGTATTTGAGGGGAAAGATCGCAGGGCCTCTCTCCCGGCTGGGATTTCAAGGAGATTTTTTATTAAGAGAAGTAAAACTCTATGATACCTCTATTCAACAGATAGAAGGTCGGGCCGGCTATCCAGATCTGGGTAACCAACAAATTCAACTGGATTTTGGAGAGGTGGTCACACCTTATCAGATCTTCGATCGAGCTACCTTCTCCCTTCGTAGAAATCGGGTCGATCGGTGTCCTGATGGTAAAACCAATTCCTGCCCCGACTCTCTAACCTGGTCGCTTCAAGCTCAGAAAGGAACCAGTTACCTAAAAGGTAATGGCTCCATGGCTCTGAATACCGGAACTTTTGAAACCGATTTAAATGGGAAAGATCTTAATTTACTTGATTTAAGCCGGTTACCCAAAACAGCCTTCCCTTATCAAGGCCAACTGGATATTCAAATACGAGGATTCGGGTCTTTAGCCAATCCGCAGGTTCAAGGTTCTTTAAGATTCAAAAATTTACAGTTTAAAAACCTTCCGGTTCCGGATATTTTAGCCGAGTTTACTCTTAAAGAAAAACAGCTTAAATCCACGATCAATGCCTTTAAAGGGGAGTATGTGGCCACCCTGAATCTTCTCTTGACCCCGTCCCTTGATTATACCTTCCGCATGACCCTGCAGCAGGCAGGGGTAGAAAAAATTCTGGGTTTTTTCTATCCCCTGGAGGATATCAAAGGAACTCTGTCCGGGCAGATCTTTTCTGAAGGTAGTTTGAAAAATCTCGAAGAGGCTTCGGCCAAAATTACTTTAAATAGAGTTAACCTCCAAATCTATGATCAGGACTTTTTCAATGAAGGCGTAATAGAGTTGGCCGTTACGAGAGAAAAATTAAGTTTTATTTCCCTGAAAATGCGGGAACGGGCTGGAGAACTGGGATTGTTTCTTCAAGGAGATCTGAATTTTAAAGGTGAGTTGAATTTAGGGGTGGACGGTTTGATCGATCTGCGTTTTGTTGCTCCTTTCGTTCCACGCCAATTCATTCGGGAATTAAACGGAAGGGCCCAGGTTCTGCTAGACCTTCGGGGAGCTTAT harbors:
- a CDS encoding translocation/assembly module TamB domain-containing protein, whose product is MQGKKASKEAFLSLDIHSQFVLDILNKLLGFPIGPLLGKAEIKSKVTGFLSDLTIHASLKFPQASYRRIYTEGLSIELELRNPQSLQDLSLTASLKLSQAHVYGLNLTNLTAQVRLEKGYLNISDLSATLFDGKLIGNVQIPLRPVPSTLSLIPSRLNLQVASTPLKLNIEGGANFQIEASSISPKLVKGLSKKSVPGVSKEPKLNLQIQASSPELQVVLKDIFGRDTDCFLPSPFCPLVRNLQGELVYLRGKIAGPLSRLGFQGDFLLREVKLYDTSIQQIEGRAGYPDLGNQQIQLDFGEVVTPYQIFDRATFSLRRNRVDRCPDGKTNSCPDSLTWSLQAQKGTSYLKGNGSMALNTGTFETDLNGKDLNLLDLSRLPKTAFPYQGQLDIQIRGFGSLANPQVQGSLRFKNLQFKNLPVPDILAEFTLKEKQLKSTINAFKGEYVATLNLLLTPSLDYTFRMTLQQAGVEKILGFFYPLEDIKGTLSGQIFSEGSLKNLEEASAKITLNRVNLQIYDQDFFNEGVIELAVTREKLSFISLKMRERAGELGLFLQGDLNFKGELNLGVDGLIDLRFVAPFVPRQFIRELNGRAQVLLDLRGAYRNPEFNGVVEIRQGLVGFTSYPDPITQITGKFLLKKNRIEVTQIRGRLETPGVGEDASFLEASGNLFLEGKSLSSVDVVLRGQNVTIRQPFEFLAVKTNLQVTLKGKPNALLLSGTVAVVNAQYLEVLDIQSLIRMTGRQRDLQKPAEFPVRTLGLDVAVKSPRTARLRGKTMDLNLQVDLTLRGTIQRPEIRGHIGTTGGKVTFENRDYSVSSGSIDFIDPSGLNPDINLQARTEIRNYQIFLTLQGSLKDFSLSLSSDPPLPERDITALLAFGGTFDQVLGTFSTLGAEQVARLVIPPVQSQFGGRLERLTRLDRLEIEPFEAQNGTGLGSSSFTPRVIIGKEFFKDFFLTFSTTVGVAQEKQLVQLRYVISDRFSLIVERDNENQTNVSARIRFEFK